A genome region from Purpureocillium takamizusanense chromosome 8, complete sequence includes the following:
- a CDS encoding uncharacterized protein (COG:H~EggNog:ENOG503P1JZ) yields MAPHETATRAVEASARVHELLQRLHAASESQERSLSQTLFYIKVFVSYCLWGSAWSAAADDHMRDKYVSLEQDKCQFMYLLARAMGARNIVEAGTSFGVSTIYLALAVGQNVADARAAAAVEADQGKKAAALVGGGKVIATEQEPTKAAKAREHWKQAGDEVEPWIELREGDVRETLKVAEGMPEEIDMLLLDIWTPMALLVLEIVKPRLRKGAVILADNTVMAKALLKDLLAYIRDPANGFKTITVPYSGGLEMIVYMPST; encoded by the exons ATGGCGCCGCACGAGACAGCGACCCGGGCCGTCGAagccagcgcccgcgtccacgagctcctccagcgGCTGCACGCCGCGTCCGAGTCGCAGGAAAGGTCCCTCTCCCAGACCCTCTTCTACATCAAGGTGTTCGTGTCCTACTGCCTCTGGGGCTCGGCCtggtcggccgcggccgacgaccacATGCGGGACAAGTACGTCTCGCTCGAGCAGGACAAGTGCCAGTTCATGTACCTGCTCGCCCGGGCCATGGGCGCGCGCAacatcgtcgaggcgggcacCAGCTTCGGCGTGTCGACCATTtacctggccctcgccgtgggACAAAACGttgccgacgcgcgcgctgccgctgccgtggaGGCGGACCaggggaagaaggcggcggcgctggtggggggcggcaaggtcatcGCGACGGAGCAGGAGCCGAcaaaggcggccaaggcgcgcgagcattggaagcaggcgggcgacgaggtggaACCCTGGATCGAGCTCCGCGAGGGTGATGTGCGCGAGACGTTGAAGGTGGCCGAGGGGATGCCGGAGGAGATTgacatgctgctgctcgaca TCTGGACGCCCATGGCGCTGCTCGTGCTGGAGATTGTCAAGCCGCGGCTGCGCAAGGGGGCGGTGATACTCGCGGACAACACGGTCATGGCGaaggcgctgctcaaggactTGTTGGCATACATCCGCGACCCGGCAAACGGGTTCAAGACAATCACGGTGCCGTATTCGGGTGGGCTGGAGATGATTGTGTACATGCCGTCGACTTGA
- a CDS encoding uncharacterized protein (EggNog:ENOG503NZIP~COG:C~SECRETED:SignalP(1-19~SECRETED:cutsite=ASA-GR~SECRETED:prob=0.5488)), which yields MHPEQLLLSIPCLLGAASAGRPGTTSSCKAAPGSRAWPSLGEWQALNASAGGRLLSPAPPGAPCHPDQPGYSAEACAAAQRGWRLYDWHAADPVSMMLDQFANYTCLPQERYPCSGQGYPSYVVNATEATHVKAAVDFARKHNVRLVVRSSGHDFLGRSNAPGSLSVWVHHMNGIDFHEGSFKLAGSGRVLGGSAVTVGGGTAMYDIYTATDAYNQTIVGGGAKSVAVGGYISGGGHSTLSPRYGLAADNVIEVEVVTPLGEVLTANEDQHADLFWALRGGGGSTFGVMTKITMWTHPTPKITSLTWMGVTDPKSPFVVDLVSYLSSQIPYLMDKGGLSGYNYASFGTKSPVPLPGIPENIAGVMGLGFVQDKGPGFLEEIFKPINDTVKKRWSGQAFVFLATEEFPTFLAWFDKYFDHNPAGNSSYIVSRLLDGQTLASDPRALGTAIKAAGGSRGGMALFMVGGRGVQNAKPRGGNSVNPAWRNAYVHALSSSSFPPFNKTAERETVKRLDAAMQPLRALTPKSGAYLNEALPFEKDWQHTFWGSNYERLLKIKRTVDPTDVFWCAPCVGNERWAETADGRLCKRK from the exons ATGCACCCCGAACAGCTCCTGCTATCGATCCCGTgcctgctgggcgccgcctcagcAGGCCGCCCCGGCACCACCTCAAGCtgcaaggcggcgccgggctcgcgggcgtggccCTCCCTCGGCGAGTGGCAGGCGCTCaacgcctcggccggcggccggctccTCTCGCCGGCCCCACCCGGAGCGCCGTGCCACCCCGACCAGCCGGGATACAGCGCGGaggcctgcgcggcggcgcagagggGCTGGAGGCTCTACGACTGGCACGCGGCGGACCCGGTGTCCATGATGTTGGACCAGTTCGCCAACTACACGTGCCTGCCGCAGGAGCGGTACCCGTGCAGCGGCCAAGGGTACCCCAGCTATGTCGTCAAcgcgacggaggcgacgcaCGTCAAGGCCGCGGTGGATTTTG CCCGGAAGCACAACgttcgcctcgtcgtcaggTCGTCCGGGCACGATTTTCTCGGGCGCTCCAACGCCCCCGGCTCGCTCTCGGTCTGGGTCCACCACATGAACGGCATCGACTTCCACGAGGGGAGCTTCAAGCTCGCCGGCTCGGGTAGGGTGCTCGGCGGgagcgccgtcaccgtcggcggGGGGACCGCCATGTACGACATCTACACGGCCACGGACGCGTATAACCAGACGAtcgttggtggtggcgcgaAGAGCGTCGCGGTCGGCGGGTACAtctctggcggcgggcactCGACGCTCTCGCCGCGGTACGGCCTGGCCGCGGATAATGTTATTGAGGTGGAGGTTGTGACGCCGCTGGGCGAGGTCCTCACGGCGAACGAGGACCAACACGCTGATCTTTTTTGGGCCCTTAGAGGT ggtggcggcagcacctTTGGTGTCATGACCAAAATCACCATGTGGACGCACCCGACGCCCAAAATCACTTCACTGACATGGATGGGTGTCACTGACCCCAAAAGCCCGTTCGTCGTTGACCTGGTATCCTACCTCTCCTCCCAAATTCCGTACCTGATGGACAAGGGCGGTCTGTCCGGCTACAACTACGCCAGCTTCGGAACGAAAAGCCCCGTCCCCCTGCCAGGAATCCCCGAGAACATTGCCGGCGTCATGggcctcggcttcgtccaGGACAAAGGGCCCGGATTCTTGGAAGAGATCTTCAAGCCGATCAACGACACCGTCAAGAAGCGCTGGTCCGGGCAGGCGTTTGTCTTTTTGGCCACGGAGGAGTTCCCCACGTTCCTGGCGTGGTTCGACAAGTACTTTGACCACAACCCCGCCGGCAACTCGTCCTACATTGTGTCGAGGCTCTTGGACGGACAGACGCTGGCGAGCGACCCAAGGGCTCTTGGGACGGCGatcaaggcggcgggcggctcgagAGGCGGGATGGCGCTGTTCATggtcggcggcaggggcgTGCAGAACGCGAAGCCCCGCGGGGGCAACTCGGTCAACCCGGCCTGGCGAAACGCCTACGTGCACGCCC TGTCATCCAGCAGCTTCCCGCCCTTCAACAAGACGGCCGAGCGGGAGACGGTCAAGCGGCTCGACGCAGCGATGCAGCCGCTGCGCGCGCTCACGCCCAAGTCGGGCGCATATCTAAACGAG GCACTGCCCTTTGAGAAGGACTGGCAGCACACGTTCTGGGGCAGCAACTACGAGCGGCTGCTCAAGATCAAGAGGACGGTGGACCCGACGGACGTGTTTTGGTGCGCGCCGTGCGTGGGCAATGAACGCTGGGCCGAAACGGCGGATGGGCGTCTCTGTAAGAGAAAGTAA
- a CDS encoding uncharacterized protein (COG:S~EggNog:ENOG503NXEZ) — protein MRRPDYYAKLPLCGCFVVVQSHRKWLPLINLDAHSTIVSSTSRTVLKQTFTNPNSKSALNEVRYDFPLYDGVSVVGFRCTVGDRVITGVVKERQAAKKTYDDAASKGETAALLQQNLRVADVFTTTLGNVPAGAKVTVEITYLGELEHDAETDGLRLTIPTSIAPRYDSGRTIGSFDSIKVGGGKISITVDCEMAEGCSITSIQSPTHPISVRIGHTSASASGAASQPASLRRASATLALGSAHLEKDVVVQVVADGLGNPTALLETHPTLPNRRAIMATLVPRFNLPADKPEVVFVCDRSGSMGVGQKIPNLIAALQLFLKSLPVGARFNVCSFGSSCTFLWEKSRLYDSQETLDAAVNHVKGFSSNYGGTEMYTPLEETFQRRYKDMNLEVFLLTDGEIWEHDRLFGLINDNVQESKGAIRVFTLGVGEEASSALINGVARAGNGFAQRVAEDEKMDKKIIRMLKGALTPHVTDYALDVKYGDGGDEDFEVVEKVMDALSLDVGTTSQSSEPSGNEPISLFNTDTKDEDMEMPDSKTGIDAKFEGLPAVPRPRYLQTPFKIPALFPFNRTTVYVMLSDETSHSGMPTSVILTGTSARGPLRLEIPVTPLADKGSTIHQLAARKAIQELEEGRGWITHAKDTKGNLLKKQFEGQFERIVQREAVGLGVEFQVGGKWCSFVAVQEDKDKEKRGDADAKELGEFEVVHPPEPIKPVMFGGAAPRRRMMAMPAVASAFAAPPPPAPSSTRPAPIYSMNAPGGFGGLQSVNSPKMGRSAQAGPRGFGEGPRALGLDADGASFGAEDLQLQAEMSPAEEGLDMLRGAIGRGTRREKAKGSPLDVLAALQTFVGSWSWSRELEEVLGLTQKEAGSKVPNLQGDALATLCAVAYLRRRLAGDKDAWELMVDKAESWLEDQTGEAKEALAKRVRDAALFA, from the coding sequence ATGAGACGACCCGACTACTATGCCAAGCTCCCGCTCTGCGGCTGCTTTGTCGTGGTCCAAAGTCACCGCAAATGGCTGCCTCTCATTAACCTCGACGCCCATTCCACCATCGTATCATCCACCTCGCGCACCGTCCTCAAGCAGACCTTTACCAACCCCAACTCCAAGTCTGCGCTTAATGAGGTCCGTTACGACTTCCCTCTCTACGATGGCGTCTCGGTAGTTGGCTTTCGGTGCACCGTGGGCGACCGCGTCATCaccggcgtcgtcaaggagAGGCAGGCCGCCAAAAAGACGTACGATGATGCCGCGAGcaagggcgagacggccgcccTGTTGCAGCAGAACCTCAGAGTCGCCGACGTCTTCACCACCACGCTAGGAAATGTGCCCGCAGGCGCCAAAGTCACGGTTGAGATCACGtacctcggcgagctcgagcacGATGCCGAGACGGATGGGTTGCGCTTGACCATTCCGACCAGCATCGCGCCACGCTACGATTCCGGCAGGACGATTGGTAGCTTCGACAGCATaaaggtcggcggcggcaagatcaGCATCACCGTCGACTGCGAAATGGCCGAAGGCTGCTCCATCACGAGTATCCAGTCGCCCACGCATCCCATCTCCGTTCGCATCGGCCAcacctccgcctccgcctccggcgCAGCGAGTCAGCCCGCCTCCTTGCGCCGTGCCTCGgccaccctcgccctggGATCCGCGCATCTCGAAAAGGATGTTGTAGTTCAGGTCGTTGCCGACGGCCTTGGTAACCCGACTGCGCTGCTCGAGACGCACCCAACCCTGCCCAACCGTcgcgccatcatggcgaccCTGGTGCCGCGCTTCAACCTCCCAGCCGACAAACCCGAGGTTGTCTTTGTGTGCGACCGCAGTGGCAGCATGGGCGTCGGCCAGAAGATACCCAACCTTATCGCTGCCTTGCAGCTTTTCCTCAAATCGTTACCCGTCGGCGCCCGGTTCAACGTCTGTAGTTTCGGTTCAAGCTGCACCTTTTTATGGGAAAAGTCCCGCCTCTACGACAGCCaggagacgctcgacgccgcagTTAACCACGTTAAAGGATTCTCGTCCAACTATGGCGGCACTGAAATGTACACGCCGTTGGAAGAGACCTTTCAGCGCCGCTACAAAGATATGAATCTCGAAGTCTTTCTGCTGACGGACGGCGAGATCTGGGAGCACGACCGGCTCTTCGGCCTTATCAACGACAACGTGCAGGAGAGTAAGGGGGCCATCCGCGTCTTTACgcttggcgtcggcgaggaggcgagctcggcgctcATCAACGGCGTTGCACGAGCAGGCAATGGCTTCGCTCAGCGAGTTGCCGAGGACGAAAAGATGGACAAGAAGATCATCCGCATGCTAAAGGGTGCATTGACACCTCACGTTACCGACTATGCGCTCGATGTTAAGtacggtgacggcggcgacgaagacttTGAGGTCGTGGAAAAGGTTATGGATGCGCTGTCTCTCGATGTCGGCACGACCAGCCAATCGAGCGAGCCGAGCGGCAACGAACCCATCTCGCTCTTCAACACGGAcaccaaggacgaggacatggaaATGCCCGACTCGAAGACGGGCATCGACGCCAAATTCGAGGGCCTACCTGCCGTCCCACGGCCCCGGTACCTGCAGACCCCATTCAAGATTCCCGCGCTCTTCCCATTTAATCGCACCACGGTGTACGTAATGTTATCGGACGAGACCTCACACAGTGGGATGCCAACGTCAGTCATCCTGACGGGCACGTCAGCACGGGGCCCGTTGCGACTGGAGATTCCTGTGACGCCCCTGGCTGACAAAGGGTCTACAATCCACCAACTAGCGGCACGAAAGGCCATCCAGGAGCTTGAGGAGGGCAGGGGCTGGATCACCCATGCTAAGGATACCAAGGGAAACTTGCTCAAGAAGCAATTCGAAGGCCAGTTTGAGCGGATCGTGCAGCGTGAGGcggtcggcctcggcgtcgagttCCAAGTGGGCGGGAAGTGGTGCTCTTTTGTCGCCGTACaagaggacaaggacaaggaaaAGAGAGGTGACGCAGACGCAAAGGAGCTGGGTGAGTTCGAAGTTGTTCACCCGCCAGAGCCGATAAAGCCCGTCATGtttggcggcgcagctccccGTCGGCGCATGATGGCTATGCCTGCTGTTGCCTCGGCATTTGCggctcccccgccgccagctccatCGAGCACGCGACCGGCTCCGATATATAGCATGAACGCACCGGGTGGATTTGGTGGCCTGCAGTCCGTCAACAGCCCCAAGATGGGACGATCTGCACAAGCCGGCCCCCGTGGCTTCGGTGAGGGCCCTCGTGCTTTGGGGCTCGACGCAGACGGGGCATCcttcggcgccgaggacctccAACTTCAAGCAGAGATGTCCCCTGCTGAGGAGGGGTTGGACATGCTCCGCGGCGCGATTGGCAGGGGTACCAGACGGGAAAAGGCAAAAGGAAGCCCGCTCGATGTGCTGGCTGCGCTGCAGACGTTTGTAGGAAGCTGGTCGTGGAGCAGGGAGCTGGAAGAGGTGCTAGGTCTGACGCAGAAGGAGGCGGGCTCCAAGGTCCCAAACCTACAGGGAGACGCTCTGGCGACGCTGTGTGCCGTGGCGTACCTGAGGAGGAGACTggccggcgacaaggacgcgTGGGAGCTGATGGTGGATAAGGCAGAGAGCTGGCTCGAGGACCAGACCggggaggccaaggaggcgctggccaagagGGTGAGGGACGCGGCGCTCTTTGCGTAG